A part of Streptomyces sp. DSM 40750 genomic DNA contains:
- a CDS encoding LuxR C-terminal-related transcriptional regulator encodes MGAADAGVSATGAAGAGVSGPGRHVRVVLVDDHRMFRTGVRAEIGQTERTGVEVVGEAPDVDQAVSVITSTRPEVVLLDVHLPGGGGVEVLRRCSALMADAEQPVRFLALSVSDAAEDVIGVIRGGARGYVTKTITGTDLVDSIFRVQDGDAVFSPRLAGFVLDAFASTDAPPVDEDLDRLTQREREVLRLIARGYAYKEIAKQLYISVKTVESHVSAVLRKLQLSNRHELTRWATARRLV; translated from the coding sequence ATCGGGGCCGCCGACGCCGGGGTCTCCGCGACCGGTGCCGCCGGGGCGGGTGTCTCCGGGCCCGGACGGCATGTCCGGGTCGTGCTGGTGGACGATCACCGGATGTTCCGTACGGGTGTGCGGGCCGAGATCGGGCAGACGGAGCGCACGGGCGTGGAGGTCGTCGGGGAGGCGCCCGACGTCGACCAGGCGGTCTCGGTGATCACGAGCACGCGGCCCGAGGTGGTGCTCCTGGACGTCCATCTGCCCGGTGGCGGTGGCGTCGAAGTCCTGCGCCGCTGTTCGGCGTTGATGGCGGACGCCGAGCAGCCCGTCCGCTTCCTCGCCCTGTCCGTGTCGGATGCGGCGGAGGACGTGATCGGTGTGATCCGGGGCGGTGCGCGCGGCTATGTCACCAAGACGATCACCGGCACCGACCTCGTCGACTCCATCTTCCGGGTCCAGGACGGCGACGCGGTCTTCTCCCCGCGCCTGGCCGGCTTCGTCCTCGACGCCTTCGCCTCCACCGACGCCCCGCCCGTCGACGAGGACCTCGACCGGCTCACCCAGCGAGAGCGCGAGGTGCTGCGTCTCATCGCCCGTGGTTATGCGTACAAGGAGATCGCCAAGCAGCTCTACATCTCGGTGAAGACGGTGGAGTCCCATGTCTCCGCCGTACTGCGGAAGTTGCAGCTCTCCAACCGGCACGAGCTGACGAGGTGGGCGACGGCACGACGCCTGGTGTGA
- a CDS encoding PspC domain-containing protein, with the protein MTDHQHAAAEPGPGSGPHSRRPPTEPQDAVPRPGTTKEPRAHEDAGAGTDQAATTDPAGAAGRPAPGDPAGAPAAPYKFRRDRRYKMLGGVCAGLGRQCDMDPVIFRVVLAVLSATGGFGLIFYGFAWLFVPYDDEEENEVRKLLTGRVDGHALTAVLFALVGCGVFLTLLSNTTVLTFSVVVSLLLAGAGYWSRQRGAPDPDPLAAQAVADAPPEAQAPPVATAYPSWWRDPIIKDGTHVGGTGYLWGPWETRDRDMAAAVNIARGVPPSRQDIRTVRPPKPRGPRWTGGWVFLLALLAGGIGTGATWEDRTLAASLQTGLACALTVFGLGIALSAFLGRTGAGSIFLAVVTAGLLACTAALPANITTDWVRTEWTPRNATSVAARYELGTGVGTLDLSRVDVAKGETLATTVEVGAGKVKVVVPPDVTVRLDIEVGLGDIQLPGDDKEDVDVAPDRSDRLTLSPAKGSDSGGTITIDLEVGLGQAEVARAAA; encoded by the coding sequence ATGACGGATCACCAGCACGCGGCAGCGGAGCCGGGCCCCGGCTCGGGTCCGCACTCCCGGCGGCCCCCCACCGAGCCGCAGGACGCCGTGCCCCGACCGGGCACGACCAAGGAGCCGCGCGCGCACGAGGACGCGGGCGCGGGGACGGATCAAGCGGCCACCACCGACCCGGCCGGGGCTGCGGGCCGGCCCGCCCCCGGCGATCCGGCGGGCGCCCCCGCCGCTCCGTACAAGTTCCGCCGTGACCGGCGGTACAAGATGCTGGGCGGTGTCTGTGCGGGGCTGGGGCGGCAGTGCGACATGGACCCGGTGATCTTCCGGGTGGTGCTCGCGGTGCTCTCCGCGACCGGCGGCTTCGGCCTCATCTTCTACGGCTTCGCCTGGCTGTTCGTGCCGTACGACGACGAGGAGGAGAACGAGGTACGCAAGCTGCTGACCGGCCGGGTCGACGGCCATGCCCTGACGGCCGTGCTCTTCGCGCTGGTCGGCTGCGGCGTCTTCCTCACCCTGCTGAGCAACACCACCGTTCTGACCTTCTCCGTGGTCGTCTCCCTGCTCCTGGCCGGCGCGGGGTACTGGTCGCGACAGCGTGGCGCCCCCGACCCGGATCCGCTGGCCGCGCAGGCCGTGGCGGACGCCCCGCCGGAGGCCCAGGCGCCGCCCGTGGCCACCGCCTACCCCTCCTGGTGGCGCGACCCGATCATCAAGGACGGGACGCATGTGGGCGGCACAGGCTATCTGTGGGGGCCGTGGGAGACCCGCGACCGGGACATGGCTGCGGCCGTCAACATCGCCCGGGGCGTGCCGCCCTCCCGCCAGGACATACGCACGGTGCGCCCGCCGAAGCCGCGCGGGCCGCGCTGGACAGGCGGCTGGGTCTTCCTGCTGGCGCTGCTCGCCGGCGGCATCGGTACCGGCGCGACCTGGGAGGACCGCACACTGGCCGCCAGCCTGCAGACCGGCCTGGCCTGCGCGCTGACCGTGTTCGGCCTGGGCATAGCCCTGAGCGCCTTCCTGGGCCGTACGGGCGCGGGGTCGATCTTCCTGGCGGTGGTCACGGCGGGACTCCTGGCCTGCACGGCGGCGCTCCCGGCAAACATCACCACCGACTGGGTCCGTACGGAGTGGACCCCGCGGAACGCGACAAGCGTGGCAGCCCGGTACGAGCTGGGGACCGGTGTGGGCACGCTGGACCTGTCCAGGGTGGACGTGGCGAAGGGAGAGACGCTGGCGACGACAGTGGAGGTGGGCGCGGGCAAGGTGAAGGTGGTGGTTCCGCCGGACGTCACCGTGCGGCTCGACATCGAAGTGGGCCTGGGTGACATCCAGTTGCCGGGTGACGACAAGGAGGACGTGGACGTGGCACCGGACAGGAGCGATCGGCTGACACTGTCCCCGGCGAAGGGCTCGGACAGCGGCGGCACGATCACCATCGACCTCGAAGTCGGTCTCGGACAGGCGGAGGTGGCCCGTGCTGCGGCATGA
- a CDS encoding C40 family peptidase has translation MAPHRKPRPAGRTRAGIRTPALATAALTSVALLSQTATAAPSTDDKPSLEEVEKKVDDLYRQAETATENYNSAKEKATKQKKKVDTLLDDVAKRTDKLNEAREQLGSFAAAQYRTGAAAPDGASLLLADSPQDYFDQNQLMDRLTDRQKEAVDGYITQQTEAAEQRRAASDSLEQLTESQNTLKTSKAKVQAKLAEARELLSTLTAEEQARLAAIEQREQEEAERKAEELARRQAAAQETQEAQSTQQETSTATETSTETSAPAEDSTYASKAAKAIAFARAQIGKPYVWGATGPGSYDCSGLTQAAWKAAGVDLPRTTYDQVNAGTTVALANAKPGDLIFFYDNIGHVGLYIGNGMMIHAPKPGAYVREESVFYDGESSIHSVVRPA, from the coding sequence ATGGCGCCGCACCGCAAGCCGCGTCCGGCCGGCCGGACGCGCGCGGGTATACGCACCCCCGCTCTCGCCACGGCCGCCCTCACCTCCGTGGCCCTGCTCTCCCAGACGGCCACCGCCGCCCCGTCGACCGACGACAAGCCGAGCCTGGAGGAAGTCGAGAAGAAGGTCGACGACCTCTACCGTCAGGCCGAGACGGCGACCGAGAACTACAACTCGGCCAAGGAGAAGGCGACCAAGCAGAAGAAGAAGGTCGACACCCTTCTCGACGACGTCGCCAAGCGCACGGACAAGCTCAACGAGGCGCGGGAGCAACTGGGTTCGTTCGCGGCCGCCCAGTACCGCACGGGCGCGGCGGCCCCCGACGGAGCGTCGCTGCTCCTGGCGGACAGTCCGCAGGACTACTTCGACCAGAACCAGCTGATGGACCGGCTGACGGACCGTCAGAAGGAAGCCGTCGACGGGTACATCACACAGCAGACCGAGGCGGCGGAGCAGCGCCGGGCGGCGAGCGACAGCCTCGAACAGCTCACCGAGTCGCAGAACACCCTCAAGACCAGCAAGGCCAAGGTCCAGGCGAAGCTGGCCGAGGCCCGCGAACTGCTCTCCACCCTCACCGCCGAGGAGCAGGCACGGCTCGCCGCGATCGAACAGCGCGAGCAGGAGGAGGCCGAGCGCAAGGCGGAGGAGCTGGCGCGCCGGCAGGCCGCGGCGCAGGAGACCCAGGAAGCCCAGAGCACTCAGCAGGAGACCTCCACCGCAACGGAGACGTCCACCGAGACCTCCGCCCCGGCCGAGGACTCCACCTACGCCTCGAAGGCCGCCAAGGCCATCGCCTTCGCCCGCGCGCAGATCGGCAAGCCGTACGTCTGGGGCGCCACCGGCCCCGGCTCCTACGACTGCTCCGGCCTCACCCAGGCCGCCTGGAAGGCCGCCGGCGTCGACCTCCCCCGCACCACCTACGACCAGGTCAACGCCGGCACCACCGTCGCCCTCGCCAACGCCAAGCCAGGTGACCTGATCTTCTTCTACGACAACATCGGCCACGTAGGCCTCTACATCGGCAACGGCATGATGATCCACGCCCCGAAGCCGGGTGCGTACGTCCGCGAGGAGTCGGTGTTCTACGACGGTGAGTCATCGATCCACAGCGTGGTGCGGCCGGCGTAG
- a CDS encoding DoxX family protein, protein MTHDIRSDSHPPYLDGGHDWRDTATRYALLPLRVFLAITFIYAGLDKLTDSAFMADSGSGSIGDMMSASRDSSAIPALIDMALENPVGFGYAIAIGELAVGIGTLLGLFSRLAALGGALISLSLWLTVSWSASPYYYGNDLPYFMAWIPLILAGAPVLSVDAAIRSRRTGGRRHRAGAYR, encoded by the coding sequence ATGACTCACGACATTCGCTCGGACTCCCACCCCCCCTACCTCGACGGCGGCCACGACTGGCGGGACACAGCCACCCGCTACGCCCTGCTGCCCCTCCGTGTCTTCCTCGCCATCACCTTCATCTACGCCGGCCTCGACAAACTCACCGACAGCGCGTTCATGGCCGACTCCGGCTCCGGCTCGATCGGCGACATGATGAGCGCCTCCCGAGACTCCTCCGCCATCCCCGCCCTGATCGACATGGCCCTGGAGAACCCCGTCGGCTTCGGCTACGCCATCGCCATCGGCGAACTCGCCGTCGGCATCGGCACTCTCCTCGGCCTCTTCTCCCGCCTCGCCGCCCTCGGCGGCGCCCTGATCTCCCTCAGCCTCTGGCTGACGGTCAGCTGGTCGGCGTCCCCGTACTACTACGGCAACGACCTCCCCTACTTCATGGCCTGGATCCCTCTGATCCTCGCCGGCGCCCCTGTCCTCTCAGTGGACGCAGCCATCCGCTCCCGCCGCACCGGCGGCCGCCGACACCGCGCGGGTGCGTACCGCTGA
- a CDS encoding DUF4429 domain-containing protein codes for MAEIIQRDGTWAFDGSTVRITPGLHRSVALFRQTYGEVAVPLEAVAGVVYEPERKRGRLRLRLREGSDPLLQATGGRLPDAADPYRLTVDLDRSGVAEYVAEEIRQSMLLEQTPKEPARTYLLPGPPVPVSVRSSDGTVSFDGTRVRIDWNDTSDRVKRATGPRIIDIGDLVQVEWLPNSGYEDGFLRFVTRETVFSKLPPERDPFALDLWGSTRRDLLTALVATAVTARLPHPSTRATDHVERSTETATAPPPAADHHDVLLRRLRELGELHRDGVLTAEEFAATKAAVLRDF; via the coding sequence ATGGCCGAGATCATCCAGCGTGACGGAACCTGGGCCTTCGACGGCAGCACGGTCCGGATCACGCCGGGCCTGCACCGTTCCGTGGCGCTGTTCCGGCAGACGTACGGGGAGGTCGCGGTGCCCCTGGAGGCGGTGGCCGGTGTCGTCTACGAGCCCGAACGCAAGCGCGGGCGGCTCCGGTTACGGCTCCGCGAGGGCAGTGATCCGCTGCTCCAGGCCACCGGCGGGCGGCTGCCGGACGCGGCCGACCCGTACCGGCTGACGGTCGACCTGGACCGTTCCGGGGTCGCCGAGTACGTGGCCGAGGAGATACGGCAGTCCATGCTGCTGGAACAGACGCCGAAGGAGCCCGCCAGGACCTATCTCCTGCCCGGGCCGCCCGTGCCGGTGTCCGTGCGGTCCAGCGACGGCACGGTCTCGTTCGACGGTACGCGGGTCCGGATCGACTGGAACGACACCTCCGACCGCGTCAAGCGCGCGACCGGCCCGCGGATCATCGACATCGGCGATCTGGTCCAGGTCGAGTGGCTGCCCAACTCCGGTTACGAGGACGGGTTCCTGCGGTTCGTGACGCGGGAGACCGTGTTCTCCAAGCTGCCGCCGGAGCGGGACCCGTTCGCCCTCGATCTGTGGGGCAGCACGCGCCGCGACCTCCTCACGGCCCTGGTCGCCACGGCCGTCACCGCCCGACTCCCCCATCCGTCGACGCGCGCGACCGACCATGTGGAGCGGTCGACCGAGACCGCCACCGCCCCGCCCCCGGCCGCCGACCACCACGACGTCCTCCTCCGCCGCCTCCGCGAGCTGGGCGAACTCCACCGCGACGGCGTCCTCACGGCCGAGGAGTTCGCGGCCACGAAGGCGGCGGTGCTCCGCGACTTCTGA
- a CDS encoding class II aldolase/adducin family protein, producing MHGPTPPLPLPTDQLRFAMPPMHESTEDERRHRKERLAGALRIFGRLGFEEGVSGHITARDPEFSDCFWVNPFGMPFKHVTVSDLVLANQDGQVIEGRYHVNQAAFTVHAQVHAARPDVVAVAHCHSVHGRALAALGDLLDPITQESCAFYEDHALYDHYTGVAVDADEGRRIAAVLGSRKALVLRNHGLLTVGDSVDAAAWWFLSMERSAQVQLTAKAAGRPLLIEHRLAAATREQAGGDLVAWINYQPLWQDISRSEPDLLS from the coding sequence ATGCACGGGCCCACACCGCCCCTGCCCCTACCCACCGATCAGCTCCGGTTCGCCATGCCGCCGATGCACGAGTCGACGGAGGACGAGCGGCGGCACCGCAAAGAACGGCTGGCCGGGGCCCTGAGGATCTTCGGGCGGCTGGGGTTCGAGGAGGGGGTCTCGGGTCACATCACCGCGCGCGACCCGGAGTTCAGCGACTGTTTCTGGGTCAATCCGTTCGGGATGCCGTTCAAGCACGTCACGGTGAGTGACCTGGTCCTCGCCAACCAGGACGGGCAGGTGATCGAGGGCCGCTACCACGTGAACCAGGCGGCCTTCACCGTCCACGCCCAGGTGCATGCCGCCCGCCCCGACGTCGTCGCGGTCGCCCACTGTCACTCCGTGCACGGCCGTGCGCTGGCCGCGCTAGGCGACCTGCTCGACCCGATCACCCAGGAGTCCTGCGCCTTCTACGAGGACCACGCGCTCTACGACCACTACACGGGCGTCGCCGTGGACGCGGACGAGGGCCGCCGGATCGCCGCCGTGCTCGGCAGCCGCAAGGCGCTGGTGCTCCGCAACCACGGCCTGCTGACGGTCGGCGACTCGGTCGACGCGGCGGCGTGGTGGTTCCTGTCGATGGAACGCTCGGCGCAGGTGCAGCTGACCGCGAAGGCGGCGGGGCGGCCGCTCCTCATCGAACACCGGCTGGCCGCGGCGACGAGGGAGCAGGCGGGCGGCGATCTGGTGGCGTGGATCAACTATCAGCCGCTGTGGCAGGACATCAGCCGGAGCGAGCCGGATCTTCTGAGCTGA
- the pcrA gene encoding DNA helicase PcrA: MSSLFDDSFLADLQAPRGHAEEPPPPPEDDHVPESLPDDLFGGKFDVPPDRDEYYRGGAHRPALDAAALLDGLNENQRAAVVHAGSPLLIVAGAGSGKTRVLTHRIAYLLGERHVHPGQILAITFTNKAAGEMKERVEQLVGPRANAMWVMTFHSACVRILRRESKKLGFTSSFSIYDAADSKRLMALVCRDLDLDPKRFPPKSFSAKISNLKNELIDEEDFAAQASDGFEKTLAQAYALYQSRLREANALDFDDLIMTTVNLLRAFPDVAEHYRRRFRHVLVDEYQDTNHAQYALVRELVGTSEHPDDGPPSEYDVPPAELCVVGDADQSIYAFRGATIRNILQFEEDYADATTILLEQNYRSTQTILSAANAVIERNESRRPKNLWTNAGAGAQITGYVADTEHDEAQFVADEIDRLTDAGDAKAGDVAVFYRTNAQSRVFEEIFIRVGLPYKVVGGVRFYERKEVRDVLAYLRVLANPEDSVPLRRILNVPKRGIGDRAEAMIDALSQREKISFSQALKRVDEAYGMAARSTNAVKRFNTLMEDLRTVVESGAGPATILEAVLERTGYLAELQASTDPQDETRIENLQELAAVALEFEQESGTGGTESEGEGEDAAAPAGTASGGLSGFLERVALVADSDQIPDEDEDGSGVITLMTLHTAKGLEFPVVFLTGMEDGVFPHMRALGQTKELEEERRLAYVGITRARERLYLTRSSLRSAWGQPSYNPPSRFLEEIPATHLQWKRTGASAPVSSGPAAGIASSLSSSRSRSSASGASGFATRRSTEKPVVSVAVGDRVTHDQFGLGTVVGVKGTGANAEATIDFGDAKPKRLLLRYAPVEKL, from the coding sequence ATGAGCAGCCTCTTTGACGACAGCTTCCTGGCGGACCTCCAGGCCCCCCGCGGCCACGCGGAGGAACCTCCGCCGCCGCCCGAGGACGATCACGTACCGGAGTCGCTTCCGGACGATCTGTTCGGCGGGAAGTTCGACGTGCCGCCGGACCGGGACGAGTACTACCGTGGCGGCGCCCACCGCCCCGCCCTGGACGCGGCGGCGCTCCTGGACGGGCTGAACGAGAACCAGCGCGCGGCCGTGGTGCACGCCGGCTCGCCCCTGCTCATCGTGGCCGGCGCCGGCTCCGGCAAGACCCGCGTGCTCACCCATCGCATCGCGTATCTGCTCGGCGAGCGGCACGTCCACCCGGGTCAGATCCTCGCGATCACCTTCACCAACAAGGCCGCGGGCGAGATGAAGGAGCGCGTCGAGCAGCTCGTCGGCCCGCGGGCGAACGCGATGTGGGTGATGACCTTCCACAGCGCCTGCGTACGGATCCTCCGGCGCGAGTCGAAGAAGCTCGGCTTCACCTCGTCCTTCTCGATCTACGACGCCGCCGACAGCAAGCGGCTGATGGCGCTCGTCTGCCGTGACCTGGACCTCGACCCCAAGCGCTTCCCGCCCAAGTCCTTCAGCGCCAAGATCTCGAACCTGAAGAACGAGCTGATCGACGAGGAGGACTTCGCCGCCCAGGCCTCCGACGGCTTCGAGAAGACCCTCGCCCAGGCCTACGCGCTCTACCAGTCCCGTCTCCGCGAGGCGAACGCGCTCGACTTCGACGACCTGATCATGACGACGGTCAATCTGCTGCGCGCCTTCCCGGATGTGGCCGAGCACTACCGCCGCCGCTTCCGCCATGTCCTCGTCGACGAGTACCAGGACACCAACCACGCGCAGTACGCCCTGGTCAGAGAGCTGGTCGGTACCTCCGAGCACCCCGACGACGGACCGCCCAGCGAGTACGACGTACCACCCGCCGAGCTGTGCGTCGTGGGTGACGCCGACCAGTCGATCTACGCCTTCCGAGGCGCGACCATCCGCAACATCCTCCAGTTCGAGGAGGACTACGCGGACGCGACGACGATCCTGCTGGAGCAGAACTACCGCTCCACCCAGACCATCCTGAGCGCGGCCAACGCGGTCATCGAGCGCAACGAGTCCCGCCGCCCCAAGAACCTGTGGACCAACGCGGGCGCGGGCGCGCAGATCACCGGGTACGTCGCCGACACCGAGCACGACGAGGCCCAGTTCGTCGCAGACGAGATAGACCGACTGACGGACGCGGGAGATGCGAAGGCCGGCGACGTCGCCGTCTTCTACCGTACGAACGCCCAGTCCCGTGTCTTCGAAGAGATCTTCATCCGCGTCGGCCTGCCCTACAAGGTCGTCGGCGGCGTCCGCTTCTACGAGCGCAAGGAGGTCCGGGACGTCCTCGCGTATCTGCGCGTCCTCGCCAACCCGGAGGACTCCGTCCCGCTGCGCCGCATCCTCAACGTGCCGAAGCGCGGCATCGGCGACCGCGCCGAAGCGATGATCGACGCCCTCTCGCAGCGCGAGAAGATCAGCTTCTCGCAGGCGCTGAAGCGCGTCGACGAGGCGTACGGCATGGCGGCCCGGTCGACGAACGCCGTCAAGCGGTTCAACACGCTGATGGAGGACCTGCGGACCGTCGTCGAGTCCGGTGCCGGCCCGGCGACCATCCTGGAGGCGGTCCTCGAACGCACCGGCTATCTGGCCGAGTTGCAGGCCTCCACCGACCCGCAGGACGAGACCCGCATCGAGAACCTCCAGGAACTCGCCGCCGTCGCCCTGGAGTTCGAGCAGGAGTCCGGCACGGGCGGGACCGAGAGCGAAGGTGAGGGCGAGGACGCGGCCGCGCCCGCGGGCACGGCCTCGGGTGGGCTCTCCGGCTTCCTGGAGCGGGTGGCCCTGGTCGCCGACTCCGACCAGATCCCGGACGAGGATGAGGACGGCTCGGGCGTCATCACCCTCATGACCCTCCACACCGCCAAGGGCCTGGAGTTCCCGGTCGTCTTCCTGACCGGCATGGAGGACGGCGTCTTCCCGCACATGCGCGCCCTCGGCCAGACCAAGGAGCTGGAGGAGGAGCGCCGCCTCGCGTACGTCGGCATCACCCGCGCACGCGAACGGCTCTACCTCACCCGGTCCTCGCTGCGCAGTGCCTGGGGCCAGCCCTCGTACAACCCGCCGTCCCGCTTCCTGGAGGAGATTCCGGCCACTCACCTGCAGTGGAAGCGCACGGGCGCCTCCGCGCCGGTGTCCTCGGGCCCGGCCGCCGGTATCGCGTCCTCACTGTCGTCCTCGCGCTCCCGGTCCTCCGCCTCGGGCGCGTCCGGCTTCGCGACCCGTCGCAGCACCGAGAAGCCGGTCGTGTCCGTGGCCGTCGGCGACCGCGTCACCCACGACCAGTTCGGCCTCGGCACGGTCGTCGGCGTCAAGGGCACAGGCGCGAACGCGGAGGCGACGATCGACTTCGGCGACGCCAAGCCGAAGCGGTTGCTGCTGCGGTACGCGCCGGTGGAGAAGTTGTAG
- a CDS encoding ATP-binding protein has translation MPEAAALPVDTPRPPRKLYRSSDGRWLGGVARGLAGHLGLPVTWVRLVFAGLFLSDGLGALVYAAFWFFVPLGVGGVDNQRPPAIATETSPDGRRKLVARKPDRGQIVALLLMVVVAMVFVGNVDLGEAARAYLWPTVLVAAGVALVWRQADNARRARWAEVGRRRRTITWLRSVAGVLLVTAGVSGIFVLQGSAAHLGSVLQAALAVLVGIALLAGPYLVRMTQDLSEERLMRIRAQERAEVAAHVHDSVLHTLTLIQRNADNANEVRRLARAQERDLRNWLYKPEGTGKDEEDEPNTLAEAVRRNAAEVEDKHGVPIEVVVVGDCPLDEGLTAQMQAAREAMVNAAKYGGEGGAVQVFAEVEGRTVFVSVRDRGPGFDFDAIPADRMGVRESIIGRMERNGGTARLRAVPDGGTEVELEMERAETTS, from the coding sequence ATGCCGGAAGCCGCAGCACTGCCAGTCGACACTCCGCGGCCCCCGCGCAAGCTCTACCGCAGCAGCGACGGACGCTGGCTCGGAGGCGTGGCGCGAGGGCTCGCCGGACATCTCGGGCTGCCCGTGACCTGGGTGCGGCTCGTGTTCGCCGGCCTCTTCCTGTCGGACGGCCTCGGCGCGCTGGTGTACGCGGCGTTCTGGTTCTTCGTGCCGCTCGGCGTGGGCGGCGTCGACAACCAGCGGCCCCCGGCCATCGCCACGGAGACCTCCCCCGACGGCCGCCGTAAGCTCGTGGCCCGTAAGCCCGACCGGGGCCAGATAGTCGCCCTCCTCCTCATGGTCGTCGTGGCCATGGTCTTCGTCGGCAATGTGGACCTGGGCGAGGCGGCCCGGGCGTATCTCTGGCCGACCGTGCTCGTCGCGGCCGGCGTCGCCCTGGTCTGGCGTCAGGCGGACAACGCGCGGCGGGCCCGCTGGGCCGAGGTCGGCCGCCGTCGGCGGACGATCACATGGCTCCGCTCCGTCGCGGGTGTCCTGCTGGTCACCGCGGGCGTCTCCGGGATATTCGTCCTGCAGGGCTCCGCCGCCCACCTCGGCTCCGTGCTGCAGGCCGCGCTCGCGGTCCTCGTCGGTATAGCGCTGCTGGCCGGCCCGTACCTCGTCCGTATGACCCAGGACCTCTCCGAGGAGCGCCTGATGCGCATCCGTGCCCAGGAGCGGGCGGAGGTCGCGGCACACGTCCACGACTCGGTGCTGCACACGCTCACGCTGATACAGCGCAACGCGGACAACGCGAACGAGGTCCGCCGCCTCGCCCGCGCCCAGGAGCGCGACCTGCGCAACTGGCTGTACAAACCCGAGGGCACCGGAAAGGACGAGGAGGACGAGCCCAACACGCTCGCCGAGGCCGTGCGGCGCAACGCGGCGGAGGTCGAGGACAAGCACGGCGTTCCCATAGAGGTGGTCGTCGTCGGCGACTGCCCCCTCGATGAGGGACTGACCGCGCAGATGCAGGCCGCGCGCGAGGCGATGGTGAACGCCGCCAAGTACGGTGGCGAGGGCGGCGCCGTACAGGTCTTCGCCGAGGTCGAGGGAAGGACGGTCTTCGTGTCCGTCCGCGACCGCGGTCCCGGCTTCGACTTCGACGCGATACCCGCCGACCGCATGGGCGTCAGAGAATCGATCATCGGCCGCATGGAGCGCAACGGTGGCACGGCACGGCTCCGCGCCGTACCGGACGGCGGCACGGAGGTCGAGCTGGAGATGGAGAGGGCGGAGACGACGTCATGA
- a CDS encoding C40 family peptidase — translation MAAHRKPRQRSLGGHTVRTAATFALAGAATATGFDGTGHADPQLTPEQVKAKVNKLYQEAEVATEKYNGAKDKADKTQENLEELRDQAARRTDRLNSARDDLGSLAAAQYRGGGMAPSWQLALSADPDEYLDGAALAERVGSRQAADVSSVRKQLLDIERLRGAARVELGTLKTRQTELKRHKKTVTSKLSDARQLLGRLTAEDRAWFDTAGGATGHASRSSASSRRGLTGPVSAAATADAPNSRAAAAIAYAYSKLGSPYVWGATGPNAFDCSGLTQAAFRAAGISLPRTTYSQINAGRRVARSELRPGDLVFFYSGISHVGIYVGNGQMVHAPNPSAPVRVAPLDEMPFAGATRVA, via the coding sequence GTGGCAGCGCACCGCAAGCCCAGACAGCGCTCACTCGGCGGCCATACGGTCCGCACCGCCGCGACGTTCGCCCTCGCGGGCGCGGCGACAGCGACCGGTTTCGACGGCACCGGGCACGCCGACCCACAGCTCACGCCTGAGCAGGTCAAGGCGAAAGTGAACAAGCTGTACCAAGAGGCCGAGGTCGCCACCGAGAAGTACAACGGTGCGAAGGACAAGGCCGACAAGACCCAGGAGAACCTCGAAGAGCTGCGCGACCAGGCCGCCCGCCGCACCGACCGGCTCAACTCGGCGCGGGACGACCTCGGTTCGCTGGCCGCGGCGCAGTACCGCGGCGGGGGCATGGCCCCTTCCTGGCAGCTGGCGCTGTCCGCCGATCCGGACGAGTACCTGGACGGCGCCGCCCTCGCCGAGCGCGTCGGCAGCCGCCAGGCGGCGGACGTGTCCAGCGTACGGAAGCAGTTGCTGGACATCGAACGGCTGCGCGGGGCCGCCCGCGTCGAACTGGGCACCCTCAAGACCCGGCAGACGGAGCTGAAGCGGCACAAGAAGACCGTCACCTCGAAGCTGAGCGACGCGCGACAGCTGCTCGGCCGGCTCACCGCCGAGGACCGGGCATGGTTCGACACCGCGGGCGGCGCCACGGGACACGCCTCGCGCTCCTCCGCCTCGTCCCGGCGCGGCCTCACCGGCCCGGTCTCAGCGGCCGCCACCGCCGACGCCCCCAACTCCCGAGCCGCGGCGGCCATCGCCTACGCCTACTCCAAGCTCGGCAGCCCCTACGTCTGGGGCGCCACCGGCCCCAACGCCTTCGACTGCTCCGGCCTCACCCAGGCCGCCTTCCGCGCCGCCGGCATCTCGCTCCCCCGCACCACCTACTCCCAGATCAACGCCGGCCGCCGCGTCGCCCGCTCCGAACTCCGCCCCGGCGACCTCGTCTTCTTCTACTCCGGCATCAGCCACGTGGGCATCTACGTCGGCAACGGCCAGATGGTCCACGCCCCGAACCCGTCGGCCCCGGTACGGGTGGCGCCGCTCGACGAGATGCCGTTCGCGGGAGCCACACGGGTGGCCTGA